CAATTGGCGCCCGAGAATGACTACTATGCCTATGTGTTAGCGATTGGCTGGCACGAATTAGGTGATGTATCTAAGGCGCTTGATATATTGCGAACGCAATTGAACAGAAGCCCGCGAAACCGACAAATTCGACTATCGTTAATAGAATATTTAAATGTACACGACCAAGCTCAAGCGCAGGAAAGGCAGTTACTGCTTGAACAATGGCAGCTCGTTAACCCTTATGATCCCCTCTTGCAGGGATATCGATAAAAGGAATTCCACTATGAAACGTAAGAGTCAGAACCATGTGCGCAGTGCGTTAATTATTACTTTTGCCATGTTACTCAGTGCCTGTAATTGGAATTCAACGGATAACCGAGCTGTTGAGCCGAACCCGCCAACCCCGCCGGTCGCCGAGCCGCTCCCGAATATTCTATTTGTGATTATGGATGATGTGGGGATCGATCAACTTAGTGCTATGGGTTATGGCGGTGCCCAGCCGCCAGTAACGCCAGCCATTAATGCTATAGCGGAGCAAGGTGTACGTTTTCGCAACACTTGGTCTATGCCGGAATGTTCACCCGGGCGAGTCGCCTTATTTACTGGTCGTTACCCGCTCCGGTCTAATACTTACCAAGCACTTGGGCCGAATGACCTAGCGAATTCGCAAGTGTCGCCCTATGAATTAACCACGGCCAAAATGCTTAAAAATGCTAACTATGAGAGCGCCATGTTTGGCAAATTTCATTTAGCAGGGCCAGAGTTTAATCCGGCAGGAAATGGCACTCCAAGTCAATTAGGCTGGGATTTCTTTTATGGTTGGACGGGTGGGTTACCCGCGAGTATCGACACCACAGCAGGCGGCGTAGGCCAAGTAGGAACTTATTCATGTGGCTTTATCCCGTCGCGGAATGAGGACCCCGTTCATGGCGCCGACTTTGGTGCTTGTTATATTCCGAACTCGGAAAATGTTCGCTGTGAAGAGGTTGAGGGCAGCCAAACCTATGCCGCTGGCTTGCAGTGCCTAACGCAAGGTGGTGTGTTGGTACCCGAAGCCAGTTGCGCCGCGGAGCCACCCGCAAGCGTGAATTTTGAGGTTGAAAATGCCTACTATGTATCCCCGTTGGTTATTAATGAAGGCGGAGAGGTGAGTGAAATTTCCTTGCGTGATCCTCGAGCGCGCGGTTATCGCACCAGTATTGAAGCGGCCGCTGCGCGGGAATGGATAACAAGTCGTTCAGGTGAGCAACCCTGGATGGCATCGCTAACCTTTACCGCCCCTCACACCCCAATTCAAACACCGCCGATGGAGCTGTTACAGTCAGGAGTAGGGAGTCACTTAGCCGCTGATTGTAGTTTTGCGCCGGAGTCACTCGTTAATTTTCGGCGTACCTCCGACGCCATGATTGAAGCCATGGATTATGAGTTTGAACAGCTTTTGGTGGATATTGGCGTGGCAGAGCATGGGGCTAATGGCGAGATTACTTACCGCCCAGAAAGTAATACGGTTGTAGTGGTGGTGGGTGACAACGGGTCTTTTGGGCCGACGGTAAAAGCACCATTTGACTTAACGCGAGCGAAAGGGTCCGCGTATCAAACGGGTATTTGGGTACCGCTCATTATAGCAGGGCCTATGGTGAGTGAACCGAACCGAGATGTAGAACACATGGTTAATGCGGTTGATGTATTCTCATTATTTGCTGAAATTGCAGGTGTCGATTTGGCTGAAATTGCGCAAAGCGAGCTCGATAGTGTGAAAATGCTGCCTTACCTCACTCAGGTGAATGCCGAATCGCAACGAAACTATAACTTTGCCCAAGGCGGTTTAAATATTCAGCTGAATGGCGGGCGTAATGGGCCATGTGTTATTGGGCAGTGTACACATACTCCGATTAGCAAGTCAGTTTGTGAAGACAATGGTGGCGTTTGGTGGGGTGTTGGTGCAGACAACTCAGAGGTTGTTAATTTTTATAATAGTGGCAACTTAGAGCAGTGCTGGCAGGTGAATCAGGCCATTTTCAATGTTAATCCACAAGAGTACGACGCGCAGAAAATTGAAATGGGTGCTACGCGCTATGAGGCGGTGCGCAATGACAACTACAAACTGGTGAGTAACCATGCGCTTGATTACAACCCGAGTACCGACAGCGAGATAGATATTTACACGGTGGAGTTTTATCGGGTCGATCAAGCGGCAGCATTGCCAAAACTTGACCGTGAAGACGATGATTTGTTGCAGGGCGGCGGTTTAACCAACCTCGCACTGCTCACGGCCGAAGAGCGTACGAATTTCGACGCATTGAACCAGCACCTTACTGCGATTCTTGCCTCCAAACCTGGGTGCCTTGGCGATGGCAACTATGATGGCGTTGTGGACCAGAGAGACCTTGATAACTACCACGCGCTGATAGCAAGTGGCTGGAGTGGGTCGAGTTGGTACGACTTCAATTACGACGGCGTAACCGACGAAACCGACCTCGAAATCATTTTAGCCAACCAGGGCAAGAGCTGCGCGGGCTAGCCTGAAAACTTTCTGGTGCACCCGAGAGGATTGATTCGCGCCATCCATGGCGCTCGTCCGCTTTGCGGACCAGCTAAAGCTGTCCAAAATTGCTCCAGGCAATTTTGTCGAGCCTTTAACCCCTGCCTCTGGAGTAAAAACCTCCGAAACTGACTTAAAATTTCATTTTATTATAAATCAATGCTTTATGGTTCCTTTGGGTATTAAGCGACAATTATGGTAGCCGGTCCGCATTGACTCACTAAGAATCAAACCTAGCAAGCCCGGTTGCCTCATCTAAAATCAAACTCTACGAGAATGATATTAGGTGATTTATGACGACTACTATGAGTCTTGCTGCCCGCCGGGATATGTTATTAAGCATCCGGCAACGCTACTTATCTGAAAAGCGCCCGGAAAAGACGAGGATCCTGCAAAAAAGTGTGGAATTATACATTTTTATGCGCATAAAAGTGTAATTCGCAACCTTTGGCGTTCAGGGATCCACATCATCGCCTTGGCCAACGCGCAAGCTAAACCTAAAGGTGGGATATAAATCCAATTATATTGAGTAAAGTGGGAATATAGTCCCATATGTAAACTTTTGGAGTTGCTTGGGATTCCAAGTTGGACTATATTCCCATTAACGGTTAAATAGTGGGAATATAGTCCCTTTGGTTGGTGATATGGCTAAGCGTGACTTACACAATGTACTGTTTCCAAAGCAGCGCAAAATCCTGACGCAGTTTGGTGAAGACTTGCTGTTGGCGATGAAACGACGTGGTTTTACAAAAAAGCTACTGTGTGAACGTACTGGTTTTGATCATAAAACCGTGAATAAAGTCTTCGCCGGTGATCCGGGCGTTGCCATAGGCACTTACTTAAAAGTGATGGCCGTTCTTGGCATGGAAAGCAACTTTGCAGAAATGGCCGCTCATGATGAAGTGGGTATCAAGCTGCAAAACATAAAATTGCTGGAAGGTTCAAAATGAGCCGTGAAATCGTCGAAGTCTATGCCGACTGGCAGCCAATTGAAGCGCCTTTGCTAATTGGGCTGCTTGCTTACAGTGATTCAAGCCGAGGTGGCGTATTTAGTTTTGCCTACGATAAAGCATTTTTAACCTCAGCCTATCGCTTGCAAATTGATCCAATCCTAACGCTTCACTCCGGTGAACTCTATAACGATGAAGCCGATAAAAACTTTCGCGTATTTCTTGATTCATCGCCTGATAGATGGGGGCGTATTTTAATGCAGCGGCGTGCGGCGATTGAGGCGCGCAAAGGCATTCGAGCAACAAGTCGATTAAACGAATTGGATTACCTGCTGGGCGTACATGACTCTTATCGGATGGGGGGGATTCGATTTAAGCGAGTAGGCTCGGATGCTTTTTTGGACGACAACTCTGAGTTTGCTGCGCCACCAATGGCTTCTTTGCGAGAGCTAGAGCACGCAGCAATGCAGATTGAAAAAGACGATAACATCGACAGTGACGAGTATTACCGCTGGTTGAAAATGCTGATTTCACCAGGATCATCATTAGGTGGTGCAAGACCCAAGGCTTGTGTCACAGATGAACAAGGCCACTTGTGGATTGCCAAGTTTCCCAACTTAAATGATACCTTTGATGTGGGGGCGTGGGAGATGGTCTGTTATGAATTGGCTTTGGCGGCAGGTGTTGACATGTTTCCAAGTGAGATTAGGCAGTTTTCCTCTGGGCATCATACCTTTTTAACAAAACGGTTTGACCGCGACGGCGATCAGCGGCTGCATTTTTCATCGGCCATGACTCAACTGCAATACTATGATGGTGAACAATCTCAAGGTGCCAGCTATTTAGAAATTGCTGAATTTATTTCCAATTCTGGTGCACAAACCGAAGCTGATTTAGCGCAGTTATGGCGACGTATCGTGTTTAATATTGCGGTGTCCAACACGGATGATCACCTGCGTAACCATGGCTTTTTATTAACAAAGAATGGCTGGAAGTTATCACCCGCTTATGATTTAAACCCGATAGTGGGTAAGCATGGTCTGCATCTGAATATTACCGATGCAGACAACACTTTAGACTACCAATTAGCCTTTGACGTAAAAGACTTCTTCCGACTTTCGCAAACCCAAGCCACGCAAATTTACGATGAAGTATTAATTGCTGTTAAGCAATGGCAAACCGTTGCTAAGCGGCTAGGGATCAGCCGAGCGGAGCAAGCCATGAAACAATCAGCGTTTAACGTTTAATGAGTCAGTGAAACTATATTTTCATTTTTCAGCAGATAAAGAAGTTTTAGTTTCACTTTATGCTTTACCTCATACTCCATGTGTTTTAACACCTCTTATCCCTTGGGCTTTTGGGGCGGTTTGGGCAAAGCCTTAGTTCACGCAACTTAGGCACACACTAACCCTGCCCACAGGGTATTTATGACTTGGGGCATAATGTCAATTCTGGGGCAAGTAGCTACTTGTACCCTCAGAAAGCTGCACGATCTGGGCATTTATCTGCCTACTGCGTCCGATTAGTACTGGCAAACTCCTAACTGAACTTAACAGATCAGTGAGGAAGCAAACGATGAACCCAACTACACAATCATCCACCACATCAACACACCCAGCGAGGCAGTTGCTCTCGCTGTTTATTCAACAAATGGGCGAGCTGGCCACGCAAAAGGCTATCAGCGTGAACTGTATTGGTTGGCATCACCACGCTTATGTGCATCCGCACCTCACCTTTTACCCAAGCGAGCACAGCAACAACCCACGCATGGTGTTGCAAACCATGCACCCGATAGAAGGCTTTATTCAACAAGGTAGTAGCGACAGTTGGCGTGCCACGGCCAACGGTTTAGAAGGCACAGCATTAGCGCATAACGATGCCCTGCTGGCGCTCGATGAAATGGGCGAAGTTGACCCCAAAGAGGCTGGCGATGTCGCTTATATGCTTGCCAATGGCCAAGGTAAAACCCGTGCAGGCAAATACGGTGAAATGCGCTTACCCGCCCGTTGGCGTTTGGTGTTTTTATCTACTGGCGAAGTGACGCTCGAAAGCCATCTTGCCAGTATCGGCAAACGCGTAAAAGCCGGCCAGCAAGTGCGCGTGATTGATCTCAGTGCCGATGCCGGCGCGCAAATCGGCGTGTTTAACCAGAGTCATGGTATGAACGCCGCCGATTTAGCCGATCATCTAAAACAGCAAAGTCGCCAACATTGCGGCAGTTTGGCCTTGGATTGGTTGCGGCATTTAACGCAGCACAGCGCACAGGTGCGCCCCGTTTTCCAAAATGTACGCCAACGTTTTTTAGCCAGTTTACCTCCCGAGTCAGACGGCCAAGTGCGCCGGGTCGCCGAAAAGTTTGCCTTACTGGCCAGCGCAGGCCTGTTAGCCATTCAAGCCAAAGTACTCGATTGGTCAGCTCAAAGTGTCGAAGCCGCCTGTTTAAGCCAGCTTAACCAATGGATACTTGCCCGCGGTGGTGTGGCCGCCAATGAAGACCAACAAGCGATTCGCCAAGTACGCAGTTTTATTGAGCAGCATGGTGAAAGCCGTTTTACACCTAAACAAATTGGTTACAGCAGCCAAGTACGCCAACGCGCAGGGTGGATAGACACCAGCGGCCCACAAACCCTCTACCTGTTTTACCCAACAGGCTGGCGTGAAGCCACCGAAGGCCTAAGCCCAGATCGCGCAGCCAAGGCACTGATGGCCGCAGGCTACCTAATCCCCGATGGCAACCGACCACAGCGCAAAGTCAGCCTACCCGACAACACCCGCCCGCGAATGTACTGCGTGAAAGGCAGCATCTTGGATGACTAAAGAGGCGATGAATCCTGTGTAGGCTTGTCGCCTTGCAGTGCATCGCCAGTCAACATAAATAGCTAGCGATGCTTGAAGTCCAACACAGACAATACCGCTAGAGGCATTCCCGTGAACCGTTAGCGTACCAACAACCAGCACCGAACGAATAACAAATTCGCTCAATTATTTGGTTTTAACTCAAATAAGTTGAGAATAATCATAATCGTGGTAGGGTAAGCAACAGTGAAAAATCCCCAAGTTTATGGTTAAGAAAACACCGTGGAGAGAGCATGATCCGCTGCCACCTAGCCCGATTAATGGGTGAGAGAAAAATGCGCATTAGCGACGTGATGCGAGAAACCGGCCTCAGCCGTACCACCGTCACGCTACTGTACAAAGAAACTGCGCTTAAGGTGGACTTAGAGGCGCTCGATAAGCTGTGCAGTTTGTTTAACTGCGAGTTAAACCAATTATTGGAACATATTCCGGCCAAAAGCCAGACGATGAAAGATTAAGGAACCCAAATGGCCATTAAGAAAACCGAACTCTACTCCTCCCTTTGGGCTAGCTGTGACGAGCTGCGCGGCGGTATGGATGCCAGCCAGTACAAAGACTATGTGCTGACCATGCTGTTTATGAAGTATGTCTCTGATAAGTACAAAGGCGACCCGTACGGCATGATTGTGGTGCCGCCAGGTGCCAGCTTTGACGATATGGTCGCGCTGAAAGGCGACAAAGAAATTGGCGACAAAATCAACAAAGTCATCAGCGCCCTTGCAGAAGAAAACGACCTCAAAGGCGTCATCGACGTTGCCGACTTCAACGATGAAGACAAGCTTGGCAAAGGTAAAGAGATGGTTGATCGGCTAGGTAAGCTAATCGGCATTTTTGAAGGGCTAAACCTTGGCGATAACCGCGCCGATGGCGATGACTTGTTGGGCGATGCTTACGAATATTTGATGCGCCACTTTGCAACGGAATCCGGTAAATCCAAAGGCCAGTTTTATACGCCATCGGAAGTGTCACGCATCCTTTCTAAAGTGATTGGTATTGATAGCAATACCCCGCAAGATGCCACCGTCTACGACCCAACCTGTGGTTCAGGTTCGCTATTGCTAAAAGCCAGTGATGAAGCGCCGCGTGGCTTGAGTATTTTTGGCCAAGAGATGGACAACGCGACCAGTGCCTTGGCGCGTATGAACATGATCCTGCATAACAACGCCACCGCCAAAATCTGGAAAGGCAACACCATTGCTGACCCGCAATGGAAAGAGGCAAACGGCCAACTTAAGACTTTTGATTTTGCTGTGGCCAACCCGCCGTTTTCCAACAAAAACTGGACCAGCGGCATTAACCCGAACGACGACGAGTTTGGCCGTTTCAGTTGGGGCATTCCACCCGAGAAAAATGGCGACTACACCTTTTTGCTGCACATCATTAAAAGCCTAAAAAGCACCGGTAAAGGCGCGGTCATTCTGCCTCACGGCGTTTTGTTCCGTGGCAACGCCGAAGCGCGTATTCGTGAAAACCTGATTAAACAAGGTTACATCAAAGGCATAATCGGTTTACCGGCCAACCTGTTTTACGGCACCGGCATTCCTGCCTGTATTATCGTGATTGATAAAGAGCACGCGAACGCTCGCAGCGGCATCTTTATGGTCGATGCCAGCAAAGGCTTCATGAAAGACGGCAATAAAAACCGCCTGCGCAGCCAAGATATTCATAAAATCGTTGACGTTTTTACCAAGCAGCTAGAACTGTCGCGCTACGCGCGTATGGTGCCGCTCTCTGAGATTGCCGCCAACGGCTACAACCTCAATATTCCGCGTTATATCGACTCCAGTGAGCCAGAAGACCTCCACGACTTAAGCGCCCATCTGCAAGGCGGTATTCCAAACCGCGACATCGATGCCTTAGAGCGTTACTGGCAAGTCTTCCCGAGCATTCGCGCCACGCTGTTCGAACCTGCGCGTGAGGGTTACAGCAAAGCCTTGGTCAAAGCCTCCGAGGTGAAAAACACCATCCTGAACCATGACGAGTTTAAAACCTTTGCTGTACAAAGCTTAATGCCGTTTACCGAGTGGGCGCAGCGCTCAAACCTACAAGGCATTGCAATTGGCGAGGCCGAATCGCTGCCTCCTGGCGATTCGGCATACCGTCCATCCATGGACATAACACCCAAACAGATTATTCACCGCATCAGTGAAGACCTGTTGCAGAGCTATGCACAAACACCACTGCTGAGTAAATACGACATCTACCAGATCCTGATGGATTACTGGGCCGATAGCATGCAAGACGATGTGTACGTGCTGGTGCAAGACGGCTGGCAAGCAGGCAAGGTACTGCGTGAGTTGGTCGTCAAAAAAGGTGAAAAACTGAAAGAATCGCCTGATTTAGTGATTGGTAAAGCCAAATACAAAGCCGAACTTATCCCGCCAGCGTTAATCGTCGCGCACTTTTTTGCTGCTGAACAAGCCAAAGTCGATACGCTGCAATCGCTATTGGATAGCGCCAGCCAAGAGCTTGAAACCTACCTTGAAGAAAACTCGGGTGAAGACGGTTTACTAAACGATGCGCTCAATGACAAGGACAAAGTCACCAAAGCTACGGTGACAGCGCGTTTGAAACTCGCCACCGACTCAGATGAAAAGGCCGCGCTAAAACAAGCCAAAAAGCTGTTTGATGCAGAGGCCGATGCCAAAAAAGCCCTAAAAGAAGCGCAAGACGCGCTGGATTTAGCGGTATTTAAGCATTACCCCAAACTCAGTACAGATGAGATCAAATCCCTGATTGTGGAAGACAAATGGCTGGCAACGCTTGAAGGTAATATTGTCGCCGAAATCGAGCGCGTCACCCAACAACTGGCCAATCGTGTGAAAGAGCTGGAAGAGCGTTACAGCGAGCCACTGCCAGCCCTTACCCAATCAGTAGAAAGTCTGAGCGATAAAGTAGCAGGTCACTTAAAAGCTATGGGGCTGGAGTGGACGGTATGAGTGGCGTAGCGGAAGTTAGTCCAAAGTATCTGGCGGAAACTGCATCAGTCGCGATTCCAGCTGGATATAAACAGACGGAAGTTGGAGTGGTTCCTGAAGATTGGGATGTTTGTGAGCTTCAAGATGCAGTAAATTTTCTAGATGGTTTGCGGCGACCAGTTAAGTCAGGTGATCGTGCAAAAATTAGTGGTATATACCCATACTACGGCGCTTCAGGGATTGTTGATTATGTCAATGACTACATTTTCGATGATGAACTCATACTGTTAGGTGAGGATGGTGAGAATATTCTGAGCAGAAACTTACCACTTGCATTTAAGGTTTCTGGAAAAATCTGGGTCAACAATCATGCACATGTCATGAAACCCAATGAATATTTTGACATTACATACCTAACAGAGTTTTTGGAAAGCTTAGATTATTCACTATTAAACTCAGGTACAGCGCAGCCAAAGTTAAACAAACAAGCCTGCTTGAGAATAAAGGTTGCAAAGCCGCCCAGAAATGAACAAACAGCCATCGCCAATGCCTTGTCTGATGTCGATGCCTTGATCAGCGAGCTGGAAAAACTGATCGCCAAAAAACAGGCAATCAAAACCGCCACCATGCAACAACTCCTCACCGGCCACACCCGCCTGCCGCAATTTGCTTTGCGTGAAGATGGCACGCCAAAACGCACCAAGCCTAGTGAGTTGGGGGAAATACCGGAGGATTGGGAGGTTCATTCGTTATCGTCGATATGTGACGTAAGAGATGGAACCCATGACTCGCCAAAATACAAAGATAATGGCATCCCTCTGGTTACTTCTAAAAACATTGTTGATGACATTTTAGACCTTAGTAATGTTTCGCTTATTTCACCTGAAGATGCCTTTGAAATAGACAAACGTTCGAAAGTGGATAAAGGTGACATCATCATGTCAATGATTGGAACCGTTGGAAGTGCAGTATTGCTACTAGAAGAACCAAAATTCTGCATTAAAAATGTTGCTTTATTTAAACCAAAGAAAGTGTCTGGTGAGTTCCTTGTACAACTAATTCGATCGAAAATTTTTCAAGATTACCTTGAAGATAGTATGGATGGTGGGATTCAAAAGTTTGTTTCATTGGGGACTTTACGCAATATGGAGATTTCATTGCCATCTGAACGAGAACAAGCCGCCATCGCCACCATCCTCTCCGATATGGACGAAGAGATTCAGGCACTGGAACAACGCCTTGGCAAAACCCGCCAAATCAAACAAGGCATGATGCAGGAGCTGCTGACGGGTAAAACGCGATTAATCAAGCCATCAAAGGAGGTTATTCATGAGTGAATCCGTTTTTGAATATGGAAGCCGTTGGTTAAAGGCAGACTTCCACCTCCATACTCGCGCCGATAAAGAGTTTACCTATACTGGTGAAGAAAATGACTATGCTAACCAGTATGTTGCGGCGCTTGCGAATGCGGGCATTGGTCTTGGGGTTATCACCAACCACAATAAATTTGATGTGGCTGAATTTAAGGCATTGCGCAAAAAAGCCAAAAAATCAGGCATTGGTTTGTTGCCGGGCATTGAGTTATCCATCAAAGATGGTCAGGCAGGTGTGCATACCTTAGTGGTATTTTCAGATGAGTGGTTTAGCAACAAAGAACAGACTAACCATATTCAGACGTTTCTCAGTCTGACTTTTGCTGGTATTGCGAACTTCGAAGATGAAAATGCGCGTTCGAACCATGATATTGTCGAAACAGTTCGAGAGTTAGATAAATTTCACAAAGATTATTTTCTCATTTTTGCTCATGTGGAAGCTCCAAAGGGCTTATGGAAAGAACTCGCGCCTGGTCGAATAAAAGATTTATTTGATAATGCGACAGTACGACGCAGAACCTTGGCATTCCAAAAAGTACGCACCCGTGACGAGCGAGCAAAAATCCAGCAGGCGTTAGGTCAGTTGTATCCGGCTGAAGTGGAAGGTTGTGATGCCAAGAACCTTGCGGACATGTCGGCCCGTAAAGAGGCAAGCTACTTAAAGCTTGGCTCATTCAGCTTTGAAGCAGTCAAGTTTGCGCTGCGCGATAAAGCTTCCCGAGTCCGCGCCGAGCTGCCTAGCTATAAACATTCTTATATTCAAAAAATCCGCTTTGAAGGGGCGGGTACTTTAGGTGGCACAGAAATTTGTCTTTCGCCTGAGCTTAATACCCTGATTGGCATTCGAGGCAGTGGTAAATCATCCGTGCTTGAGGGGGTACGTTACGCACTGAATATTCCCTTTGGCGATAAGTCGTCGGATGTGGAATACAAAGAGGGACTGGTAAAACACTTACTGCGTAGTGGCGGAAAAATTACCATCGACGCCATTGACCGCCGAGGCCAGCCCTATCAAATCCGCCGTATCTTGGGTGAGCGCCCCGATGTGTATGTGAATGG
This Vibrio navarrensis DNA region includes the following protein-coding sequences:
- a CDS encoding sulfatase-like hydrolase/transferase; translated protein: MKRKSQNHVRSALIITFAMLLSACNWNSTDNRAVEPNPPTPPVAEPLPNILFVIMDDVGIDQLSAMGYGGAQPPVTPAINAIAEQGVRFRNTWSMPECSPGRVALFTGRYPLRSNTYQALGPNDLANSQVSPYELTTAKMLKNANYESAMFGKFHLAGPEFNPAGNGTPSQLGWDFFYGWTGGLPASIDTTAGGVGQVGTYSCGFIPSRNEDPVHGADFGACYIPNSENVRCEEVEGSQTYAAGLQCLTQGGVLVPEASCAAEPPASVNFEVENAYYVSPLVINEGGEVSEISLRDPRARGYRTSIEAAAAREWITSRSGEQPWMASLTFTAPHTPIQTPPMELLQSGVGSHLAADCSFAPESLVNFRRTSDAMIEAMDYEFEQLLVDIGVAEHGANGEITYRPESNTVVVVVGDNGSFGPTVKAPFDLTRAKGSAYQTGIWVPLIIAGPMVSEPNRDVEHMVNAVDVFSLFAEIAGVDLAEIAQSELDSVKMLPYLTQVNAESQRNYNFAQGGLNIQLNGGRNGPCVIGQCTHTPISKSVCEDNGGVWWGVGADNSEVVNFYNSGNLEQCWQVNQAIFNVNPQEYDAQKIEMGATRYEAVRNDNYKLVSNHALDYNPSTDSEIDIYTVEFYRVDQAAALPKLDREDDDLLQGGGLTNLALLTAEERTNFDALNQHLTAILASKPGCLGDGNYDGVVDQRDLDNYHALIASGWSGSSWYDFNYDGVTDETDLEIILANQGKSCAG
- a CDS encoding helix-turn-helix domain-containing protein; amino-acid sequence: MAKRDLHNVLFPKQRKILTQFGEDLLLAMKRRGFTKKLLCERTGFDHKTVNKVFAGDPGVAIGTYLKVMAVLGMESNFAEMAAHDEVGIKLQNIKLLEGSK
- a CDS encoding type II toxin-antitoxin system HipA family toxin, translating into MSREIVEVYADWQPIEAPLLIGLLAYSDSSRGGVFSFAYDKAFLTSAYRLQIDPILTLHSGELYNDEADKNFRVFLDSSPDRWGRILMQRRAAIEARKGIRATSRLNELDYLLGVHDSYRMGGIRFKRVGSDAFLDDNSEFAAPPMASLRELEHAAMQIEKDDNIDSDEYYRWLKMLISPGSSLGGARPKACVTDEQGHLWIAKFPNLNDTFDVGAWEMVCYELALAAGVDMFPSEIRQFSSGHHTFLTKRFDRDGDQRLHFSSAMTQLQYYDGEQSQGASYLEIAEFISNSGAQTEADLAQLWRRIVFNIAVSNTDDHLRNHGFLLTKNGWKLSPAYDLNPIVGKHGLHLNITDADNTLDYQLAFDVKDFFRLSQTQATQIYDEVLIAVKQWQTVAKRLGISRAEQAMKQSAFNV
- a CDS encoding helix-turn-helix domain-containing protein, which encodes MIRCHLARLMGERKMRISDVMRETGLSRTTVTLLYKETALKVDLEALDKLCSLFNCELNQLLEHIPAKSQTMKD
- a CDS encoding type I restriction-modification system subunit M, producing MAIKKTELYSSLWASCDELRGGMDASQYKDYVLTMLFMKYVSDKYKGDPYGMIVVPPGASFDDMVALKGDKEIGDKINKVISALAEENDLKGVIDVADFNDEDKLGKGKEMVDRLGKLIGIFEGLNLGDNRADGDDLLGDAYEYLMRHFATESGKSKGQFYTPSEVSRILSKVIGIDSNTPQDATVYDPTCGSGSLLLKASDEAPRGLSIFGQEMDNATSALARMNMILHNNATAKIWKGNTIADPQWKEANGQLKTFDFAVANPPFSNKNWTSGINPNDDEFGRFSWGIPPEKNGDYTFLLHIIKSLKSTGKGAVILPHGVLFRGNAEARIRENLIKQGYIKGIIGLPANLFYGTGIPACIIVIDKEHANARSGIFMVDASKGFMKDGNKNRLRSQDIHKIVDVFTKQLELSRYARMVPLSEIAANGYNLNIPRYIDSSEPEDLHDLSAHLQGGIPNRDIDALERYWQVFPSIRATLFEPAREGYSKALVKASEVKNTILNHDEFKTFAVQSLMPFTEWAQRSNLQGIAIGEAESLPPGDSAYRPSMDITPKQIIHRISEDLLQSYAQTPLLSKYDIYQILMDYWADSMQDDVYVLVQDGWQAGKVLRELVVKKGEKLKESPDLVIGKAKYKAELIPPALIVAHFFAAEQAKVDTLQSLLDSASQELETYLEENSGEDGLLNDALNDKDKVTKATVTARLKLATDSDEKAALKQAKKLFDAEADAKKALKEAQDALDLAVFKHYPKLSTDEIKSLIVEDKWLATLEGNIVAEIERVTQQLANRVKELEERYSEPLPALTQSVESLSDKVAGHLKAMGLEWTV
- a CDS encoding restriction endonuclease subunit S gives rise to the protein MSGVAEVSPKYLAETASVAIPAGYKQTEVGVVPEDWDVCELQDAVNFLDGLRRPVKSGDRAKISGIYPYYGASGIVDYVNDYIFDDELILLGEDGENILSRNLPLAFKVSGKIWVNNHAHVMKPNEYFDITYLTEFLESLDYSLLNSGTAQPKLNKQACLRIKVAKPPRNEQTAIANALSDVDALISELEKLIAKKQAIKTATMQQLLTGHTRLPQFALREDGTPKRTKPSELGEIPEDWEVHSLSSICDVRDGTHDSPKYKDNGIPLVTSKNIVDDILDLSNVSLISPEDAFEIDKRSKVDKGDIIMSMIGTVGSAVLLLEEPKFCIKNVALFKPKKVSGEFLVQLIRSKIFQDYLEDSMDGGIQKFVSLGTLRNMEISLPSEREQAAIATILSDMDEEIQALEQRLGKTRQIKQGMMQELLTGKTRLIKPSKEVIHE